A window from Drosophila simulans strain w501 chromosome 4, Prin_Dsim_3.1, whole genome shotgun sequence encodes these proteins:
- the LOC6740647 gene encoding adapter molecule Crk isoform X2 translates to MDTFDVSDRNSWYFGPMSRQDATEVLMNERERGVFLVRDSNSIAGDYVLCVREDTKVSNYIINKVQQQDQIVYRIGDQSFDNLPKLLTFYTLHYLDTTPLKRPACRRVEKVIGKFDFVGSDQDDLPFQRGEVLTIVRKDEDQWWTARNSSGKIGQIPVPYIQQYDDYMDEDAIDKNEPSISGSSNVFESTLKRTDLNRKLPAYARVKQSRVPNAYDKTALKLEIGDIIKVTKTNINGQWEGELNGKNGHFPFTHVEFVDDCDLSKNSTEIR, encoded by the exons ATGGATACATTTGACGTTTCTGATAGGAACAG CTGGTACTTTGGTCCCATGTCTAGACAGGATGCTACCGAAGTTTTGATGAACGAACGGGAGCGGGGAGTATTTTTGGTCCGTGATAGTAACTCGATAGCAGGGGATTATGTACTTTGTGTAAG agAAGATACAAAAGTTAGCAACTACATCATTAACAAAGTTCAACAACAGGATCAAATCGTTTACCGCATTGGGGATCAGTCTTTTGACAATCTACCAAAACTCTTAACTTTTTACACTCTTCATTATTTGGATACAACCCCTTTAAAACGGCCTGCGTGTAGAAGGGTGGAAAAAGTAATAGGAAAGTTCGATTTCGTTGGCAGC GATCAAGATGATTTACCTTTTCAAAGAGGTGAAGTTTTAACAATAGTTCGAAAAGACGAGGATCAATGGTGGACTGCGCGTAACTCCTCGGGGAAAATTGGGCAAATACCGGTTCCTTATATACAACAG TATGACGATTATATGGATGAAGATGCTATCGACAAAAACGAACCTTCCATTTCGGGATCTAGCAATGTATTTGAAAGTACTCTTAAAAGAACAGATTTAAAT CGAAAACTACCTGCATACGCCCGCGTAAAACAGTCAAGGGTCCCGAACGCATACGATAAGACTGCATTAAAATTGGAAATAGGTGATATTATTAAAGTCACTAAAACAAACATTAATGGACAATGGGAGGGagaattaaatggaaaaaatggtCATTTTCCGTTCACACACGTTGAATTTGTCGATGATTGTGATTTAAGCAAAAACTCTACAGAAATACGCTAA
- the LOC6740647 gene encoding adapter molecule Crk isoform X1 gives MDTFDVSDRNSWYFGPMSRQDATEVLMNERERGVFLVRDSNSIAGDYVLCVRFLLFREDTKVSNYIINKVQQQDQIVYRIGDQSFDNLPKLLTFYTLHYLDTTPLKRPACRRVEKVIGKFDFVGSDQDDLPFQRGEVLTIVRKDEDQWWTARNSSGKIGQIPVPYIQQYDDYMDEDAIDKNEPSISGSSNVFESTLKRTDLNRKLPAYARVKQSRVPNAYDKTALKLEIGDIIKVTKTNINGQWEGELNGKNGHFPFTHVEFVDDCDLSKNSTEIR, from the exons ATGGATACATTTGACGTTTCTGATAGGAACAG CTGGTACTTTGGTCCCATGTCTAGACAGGATGCTACCGAAGTTTTGATGAACGAACGGGAGCGGGGAGTATTTTTGGTCCGTGATAGTAACTCGATAGCAGGGGATTATGTACTTTGTGTAAG atttttattatttagagAAGATACAAAAGTTAGCAACTACATCATTAACAAAGTTCAACAACAGGATCAAATCGTTTACCGCATTGGGGATCAGTCTTTTGACAATCTACCAAAACTCTTAACTTTTTACACTCTTCATTATTTGGATACAACCCCTTTAAAACGGCCTGCGTGTAGAAGGGTGGAAAAAGTAATAGGAAAGTTCGATTTCGTTGGCAGC GATCAAGATGATTTACCTTTTCAAAGAGGTGAAGTTTTAACAATAGTTCGAAAAGACGAGGATCAATGGTGGACTGCGCGTAACTCCTCGGGGAAAATTGGGCAAATACCGGTTCCTTATATACAACAG TATGACGATTATATGGATGAAGATGCTATCGACAAAAACGAACCTTCCATTTCGGGATCTAGCAATGTATTTGAAAGTACTCTTAAAAGAACAGATTTAAAT CGAAAACTACCTGCATACGCCCGCGTAAAACAGTCAAGGGTCCCGAACGCATACGATAAGACTGCATTAAAATTGGAAATAGGTGATATTATTAAAGTCACTAAAACAAACATTAATGGACAATGGGAGGGagaattaaatggaaaaaatggtCATTTTCCGTTCACACACGTTGAATTTGTCGATGATTGTGATTTAAGCAAAAACTCTACAGAAATACGCTAA
- the LOC6740647 gene encoding adapter molecule Crk isoform X3, whose amino-acid sequence MDTFDVSDRNSWYFGPMSRQDATEVLMNERERGVFLVRDSNSIAGDYVLCDQIVYRIGDQSFDNLPKLLTFYTLHYLDTTPLKRPACRRVEKVIGKFDFVGSDQDDLPFQRGEVLTIVRKDEDQWWTARNSSGKIGQIPVPYIQQYDDYMDEDAIDKNEPSISGSSNVFESTLKRTDLNRKLPAYARVKQSRVPNAYDKTALKLEIGDIIKVTKTNINGQWEGELNGKNGHFPFTHVEFVDDCDLSKNSTEIR is encoded by the exons ATGGATACATTTGACGTTTCTGATAGGAACAG CTGGTACTTTGGTCCCATGTCTAGACAGGATGCTACCGAAGTTTTGATGAACGAACGGGAGCGGGGAGTATTTTTGGTCCGTGATAGTAACTCGATAGCAGGGGATTATGTACTTTGT GATCAAATCGTTTACCGCATTGGGGATCAGTCTTTTGACAATCTACCAAAACTCTTAACTTTTTACACTCTTCATTATTTGGATACAACCCCTTTAAAACGGCCTGCGTGTAGAAGGGTGGAAAAAGTAATAGGAAAGTTCGATTTCGTTGGCAGC GATCAAGATGATTTACCTTTTCAAAGAGGTGAAGTTTTAACAATAGTTCGAAAAGACGAGGATCAATGGTGGACTGCGCGTAACTCCTCGGGGAAAATTGGGCAAATACCGGTTCCTTATATACAACAG TATGACGATTATATGGATGAAGATGCTATCGACAAAAACGAACCTTCCATTTCGGGATCTAGCAATGTATTTGAAAGTACTCTTAAAAGAACAGATTTAAAT CGAAAACTACCTGCATACGCCCGCGTAAAACAGTCAAGGGTCCCGAACGCATACGATAAGACTGCATTAAAATTGGAAATAGGTGATATTATTAAAGTCACTAAAACAAACATTAATGGACAATGGGAGGGagaattaaatggaaaaaatggtCATTTTCCGTTCACACACGTTGAATTTGTCGATGATTGTGATTTAAGCAAAAACTCTACAGAAATACGCTAA
- the LOC6740647 gene encoding adapter molecule Crk isoform X6, which yields MDTFDVSDRNSWYFGPMSRQDATEVLMNERERGVFLVRDSNSIAGDYVLCVSMTIIWMKMLSTKTNLPFRDLAMYLKVLLKEQI from the exons ATGGATACATTTGACGTTTCTGATAGGAACAG CTGGTACTTTGGTCCCATGTCTAGACAGGATGCTACCGAAGTTTTGATGAACGAACGGGAGCGGGGAGTATTTTTGGTCCGTGATAGTAACTCGATAGCAGGGGATTATGTACTTTGTGTAAG TATGACGATTATATGGATGAAGATGCTATCGACAAAAACGAACCTTCCATTTCGGGATCTAGCAATGTATTTGAAAGTACTCTTAAAAGAACAGATTTAA
- the LOC6740647 gene encoding adapter molecule Crk isoform X5 has translation MSRQDATEVLMNERERGVFLVRDSNSIAGDYVLCVRFLLFREDTKVSNYIINKVQQQDQIVYRIGDQSFDNLPKLLTFYTLHYLDTTPLKRPACRRVEKVIGKFDFVGSDQDDLPFQRGEVLTIVRKDEDQWWTARNSSGKIGQIPVPYIQQYDDYMDEDAIDKNEPSISGSSNVFESTLKRTDLNRKLPAYARVKQSRVPNAYDKTALKLEIGDIIKVTKTNINGQWEGELNGKNGHFPFTHVEFVDDCDLSKNSTEIR, from the exons ATGTCTAGACAGGATGCTACCGAAGTTTTGATGAACGAACGGGAGCGGGGAGTATTTTTGGTCCGTGATAGTAACTCGATAGCAGGGGATTATGTACTTTGTGTAAG atttttattatttagagAAGATACAAAAGTTAGCAACTACATCATTAACAAAGTTCAACAACAGGATCAAATCGTTTACCGCATTGGGGATCAGTCTTTTGACAATCTACCAAAACTCTTAACTTTTTACACTCTTCATTATTTGGATACAACCCCTTTAAAACGGCCTGCGTGTAGAAGGGTGGAAAAAGTAATAGGAAAGTTCGATTTCGTTGGCAGC GATCAAGATGATTTACCTTTTCAAAGAGGTGAAGTTTTAACAATAGTTCGAAAAGACGAGGATCAATGGTGGACTGCGCGTAACTCCTCGGGGAAAATTGGGCAAATACCGGTTCCTTATATACAACAG TATGACGATTATATGGATGAAGATGCTATCGACAAAAACGAACCTTCCATTTCGGGATCTAGCAATGTATTTGAAAGTACTCTTAAAAGAACAGATTTAAAT CGAAAACTACCTGCATACGCCCGCGTAAAACAGTCAAGGGTCCCGAACGCATACGATAAGACTGCATTAAAATTGGAAATAGGTGATATTATTAAAGTCACTAAAACAAACATTAATGGACAATGGGAGGGagaattaaatggaaaaaatggtCATTTTCCGTTCACACACGTTGAATTTGTCGATGATTGTGATTTAAGCAAAAACTCTACAGAAATACGCTAA
- the LOC6740647 gene encoding adapter molecule Crk isoform X4: MYFVEDTKVSNYIINKVQQQDQIVYRIGDQSFDNLPKLLTFYTLHYLDTTPLKRPACRRVEKVIGKFDFVGSDQDDLPFQRGEVLTIVRKDEDQWWTARNSSGKIGQIPVPYIQQYDDYMDEDAIDKNEPSISGSSNVFESTLKRTDLNRKLPAYARVKQSRVPNAYDKTALKLEIGDIIKVTKTNINGQWEGELNGKNGHFPFTHVEFVDDCDLSKNSTEIR; encoded by the exons ATGTACTTTGT agAAGATACAAAAGTTAGCAACTACATCATTAACAAAGTTCAACAACAGGATCAAATCGTTTACCGCATTGGGGATCAGTCTTTTGACAATCTACCAAAACTCTTAACTTTTTACACTCTTCATTATTTGGATACAACCCCTTTAAAACGGCCTGCGTGTAGAAGGGTGGAAAAAGTAATAGGAAAGTTCGATTTCGTTGGCAGC GATCAAGATGATTTACCTTTTCAAAGAGGTGAAGTTTTAACAATAGTTCGAAAAGACGAGGATCAATGGTGGACTGCGCGTAACTCCTCGGGGAAAATTGGGCAAATACCGGTTCCTTATATACAACAG TATGACGATTATATGGATGAAGATGCTATCGACAAAAACGAACCTTCCATTTCGGGATCTAGCAATGTATTTGAAAGTACTCTTAAAAGAACAGATTTAAAT CGAAAACTACCTGCATACGCCCGCGTAAAACAGTCAAGGGTCCCGAACGCATACGATAAGACTGCATTAAAATTGGAAATAGGTGATATTATTAAAGTCACTAAAACAAACATTAATGGACAATGGGAGGGagaattaaatggaaaaaatggtCATTTTCCGTTCACACACGTTGAATTTGTCGATGATTGTGATTTAAGCAAAAACTCTACAGAAATACGCTAA